In a genomic window of Nocardiopsis mwathae:
- a CDS encoding NAD(P)H-quinone dehydrogenase, with the protein MTKVVIIGGGPGGYEAALVATQLGAEVTVVDRDGIGGACVLTDCVPSKTMIATSVRSTYVREAAKLGLNIGTGGAPGAGAESAGPCSVDVDIATVNARVKRLAQAQSDDTAARLVKEGVEIIPGEGRLVDPRIVAVGDRRLHADVVLVSTGAHPRELPTAKPDGDRILTWRQLYDLDELPEKLIVVGSGVTGAEFANAYQALGSEVTLVSSRDHVMPTQDVDAAKVLEGVFRRSGMTVLSNSRAESVTNTGDGVRVAISDGREIEGSHCLMTVGMIPNTANIGLEETGVRLDKGGFVQVDRVSRTSTPGVYAAGDCTGVNMLASVAAMQGRIAMWHALGEAVSPLKLSTVASTVFTHPELAAVGASEEDVRSGRVDARIVTLPLDTNPRAKMNNSKDGFIKLICRQHTGIVLGGVIVGPRASELILGVSIAVQQRLTVDEIAHTFAVYPSLSGSVTEAARSLMQASPE; encoded by the coding sequence GTGACGAAGGTCGTGATCATCGGAGGCGGGCCCGGAGGCTACGAGGCGGCTCTGGTCGCAACGCAGCTCGGCGCCGAGGTGACGGTCGTTGACCGGGACGGCATCGGCGGAGCCTGTGTGCTGACGGACTGCGTGCCGTCCAAGACCATGATCGCGACGTCCGTCCGCTCCACCTACGTCCGTGAGGCCGCCAAACTCGGCCTCAACATCGGCACCGGCGGCGCCCCGGGCGCGGGCGCCGAGTCGGCGGGGCCGTGCAGCGTCGACGTCGACATCGCGACCGTCAACGCGCGCGTCAAACGGCTCGCCCAGGCGCAGTCCGACGACACCGCCGCCCGCCTGGTCAAGGAAGGCGTCGAGATCATCCCCGGAGAGGGCCGCCTGGTCGACCCGCGCATCGTCGCGGTGGGCGACCGGCGCCTGCACGCCGACGTCGTCCTGGTCTCGACCGGCGCCCACCCGCGCGAGCTGCCCACCGCCAAACCCGACGGCGACCGCATCCTCACCTGGCGCCAGCTCTACGACCTCGACGAGCTGCCCGAGAAGCTCATCGTCGTCGGCTCCGGCGTCACCGGCGCCGAGTTCGCCAACGCCTACCAGGCGCTGGGATCCGAGGTCACCCTGGTCTCCTCCCGGGACCACGTCATGCCGACGCAGGACGTCGACGCCGCCAAGGTGCTGGAGGGCGTGTTCCGGCGCAGCGGCATGACGGTCCTCTCCAACAGCCGCGCCGAATCGGTGACCAACACCGGCGACGGCGTCCGGGTGGCCATCTCCGACGGCCGAGAGATCGAGGGCAGCCACTGCCTGATGACCGTCGGCATGATCCCCAACACCGCCAACATCGGCCTGGAGGAGACCGGCGTCCGGCTCGACAAGGGCGGGTTCGTCCAGGTCGACCGGGTGTCGCGGACCTCGACCCCGGGTGTGTACGCGGCGGGCGACTGCACCGGCGTGAACATGCTCGCCTCGGTCGCCGCCATGCAGGGCCGGATCGCGATGTGGCACGCGCTCGGCGAGGCGGTCTCCCCGCTGAAGCTGTCCACCGTCGCCTCCACCGTGTTCACCCACCCCGAGCTGGCCGCGGTGGGCGCCAGCGAGGAGGACGTCCGCTCCGGCAGGGTCGACGCGCGCATCGTCACCCTGCCGCTGGACACCAACCCGCGGGCGAAGATGAACAACAGCAAGGACGGGTTCATCAAGCTCATCTGCCGCCAGCACACCGGCATCGTGCTGGGCGGCGTCATCGTCGGCCCCCGGGCCAGCGAGCTCATCTTGGGTGTGTCCATCGCGGTGCAGCAGCGCCTCACCGTCGACGAGATCGCCCACACCTTCGCGGTCTACCCGTCGCTGTCCGGCAGCGTCACCGAGGCCGCACGCTCCCTGATGCAGGCGTCCCCGGAGTAG
- a CDS encoding peptidoglycan-binding domain-containing protein: MLNRPTGTAVLAGAVLVAAGGVAGFLLRPAGPPPDLAAADTITSAPVAEEKYADERTVQVTLNLSPAADLTVGTAGRVTSTGCAAGGTVESGTVPVRVDGKRLIALATSVPLYRDLRWGHTGADVKALQTELARLGHPTPADGTFGRRTYEAVRSLKKANGWKNPDGEVAVDRFIWLPAAQVTVEECQAPLGAHLGKGGEFATVPGRVESARADSLPADAAPGERTLTVAGVSGPVSGEGVADDPGFLRELAATKEARAAQKGQDDPVSGSVALTEPLDALKVAPGALFGTSGDSGCLQEGDDTIPVRIVGSNLGSTLVVPEDEDGDVPDEVAVGTAITATSCAGDTS; encoded by the coding sequence ATGCTCAACCGACCAACGGGGACCGCCGTCCTCGCCGGTGCGGTGCTGGTGGCCGCCGGCGGCGTGGCCGGGTTCCTGCTGCGCCCTGCGGGGCCGCCTCCCGACCTCGCGGCCGCCGATACCATCACCTCCGCTCCGGTCGCCGAGGAGAAGTACGCCGACGAGCGGACCGTGCAGGTCACCCTGAATCTCTCCCCCGCCGCCGACCTCACCGTCGGCACGGCGGGCCGGGTCACCTCCACCGGCTGCGCGGCCGGCGGCACGGTGGAATCGGGGACGGTGCCGGTGCGCGTGGACGGCAAGCGCCTGATCGCCCTGGCCACTTCCGTGCCCCTCTACCGCGACCTGCGGTGGGGGCACACCGGCGCCGACGTCAAGGCCCTGCAGACGGAGCTGGCCCGGCTCGGCCACCCCACACCGGCCGACGGGACCTTCGGACGCCGGACCTATGAGGCCGTCCGCTCACTGAAGAAGGCCAACGGGTGGAAGAACCCCGACGGCGAGGTCGCCGTCGACCGCTTCATCTGGCTCCCCGCGGCCCAGGTCACCGTCGAGGAGTGCCAGGCTCCCCTGGGCGCCCACCTGGGCAAAGGCGGGGAGTTCGCGACCGTCCCCGGGCGGGTGGAGTCGGCGAGGGCGGACAGCCTCCCGGCCGACGCCGCACCGGGTGAACGCACCCTCACCGTCGCCGGGGTCAGCGGACCGGTCAGCGGGGAGGGCGTCGCCGACGATCCCGGCTTCCTGCGCGAGCTGGCCGCCACCAAGGAGGCGCGGGCCGCGCAGAAGGGCCAGGACGACCCGGTCAGCGGCTCTGTCGCGCTCACCGAACCGCTGGACGCGCTGAAGGTCGCACCGGGCGCGCTGTTCGGGACGTCGGGCGACTCCGGGTGTCTCCAGGAGGGCGACGACACCATCCCCGTGCGCATCGTCGGCTCCAACCTGGGCTCGACGCTCGTCGTCCCCGAGGACGAGGACGGCGACGTCCCGGACGAGGTCGCCGTCGGTACGGCCATCACCGCCACCTCATGTGCGGGCGACACGTCATGA
- a CDS encoding ATP-binding cassette domain-containing protein, with translation MTATHVRATGLTHRFPGTATLFADLDFELLPGRITGVCGPSGCGKSTLLAILAGWLEPVGGALEMSGIHRTGWVFQNPYGVPARTALDHVTLPLLARGWERSAADAHATAVMADFHLDQAAERPFRELSGGESQRLMLARALCSAPDLLLVDEPTAQLDLSTAATVNATLGNIARDGTIVVIATHDPHTREACTEVIDMDRTACGGTAPR, from the coding sequence ATGACGGCCACCCACGTCCGCGCGACGGGCCTCACCCACCGCTTCCCCGGCACCGCGACACTCTTCGCCGACCTGGACTTCGAGCTGCTGCCCGGCCGCATCACGGGGGTGTGCGGGCCGTCGGGCTGCGGCAAGTCGACCCTGCTGGCGATCCTGGCCGGGTGGCTGGAACCGGTCGGCGGAGCGCTGGAGATGTCCGGGATCCACCGCACCGGCTGGGTCTTCCAGAACCCCTACGGTGTGCCGGCCCGCACCGCCCTGGACCACGTCACCCTGCCCCTGCTCGCCCGCGGGTGGGAGCGCTCCGCGGCCGACGCCCACGCAACCGCGGTCATGGCCGACTTCCACCTCGACCAGGCGGCCGAGCGGCCGTTCCGCGAACTGTCCGGTGGGGAGTCCCAGCGCCTGATGCTGGCCCGTGCCCTGTGCTCGGCCCCGGACCTGCTCCTCGTCGACGAACCCACCGCGCAGCTCGACCTCAGCACGGCCGCGACCGTCAACGCCACCCTGGGCAACATCGCCCGGGACGGCACGATCGTGGTCATCGCGACCCATGACCCCCACACACGCGAGGCCTGCACCGAGGTCATCGATATGGACAGGACGGCATGCGGCGGGACGGCCCCCCGATGA